The Siniperca chuatsi isolate FFG_IHB_CAS linkage group LG7, ASM2008510v1, whole genome shotgun sequence genome includes a window with the following:
- the LOC122878969 gene encoding dynein regulatory complex subunit 4-like isoform X2, whose translation MKNLSRNLKCNHRWRSHINALIDDHNKAFSENFDHKVRKQRQKELKELKLECKELDQKISKVQLDRDNLHKTFTENIQKVQLKADSNIMRLEKKLKDLTDNVKKTQAQFSSVLSASNVDQSALGGVINKIEEYLDSCNNSIKNLQFRKAQISKAHKDLLLTYEALGVPV comes from the exons ATGAAAAACTTGTCAAGGAACTTGAAGTG TAATCATAGATGGCGCAGCCACATCAATGCTCTTATAGACGACCACAACAAAGCTTTCAGTGAG AATTTCGATCACAAGGTCAGAAAGCAGCGTCAAAAGGAGCTGAAAGAGCTGAAATTGGAATGTAAGGAGCTGGATCAGAAAATCAGCAAG GTTCAGCTGGACAGGGACAACCTGCACAAGACATTCACTGAGAATATTCAGAAGGTGCAGCTTAAAGCAGATTCCAATATCATGCGGCTGGAAAAGAAGCTGAAAGACCTGACAGACAACGTGAAGAAGACGCAGGCTCAGTTCAGCTCGGTGCTTTCTGCCTCTAACGTGGACCAAAGTGCCCTTGGTGGGGTCATAAACAAAATAGAG gAATATCTTGACTCCTGTAATAATTCTATCAAGAACTTGCAGTTTAGAAAAGCTCAGATTTCCAAG GCCcataaggatttgctgctgaCCTACGAAGCACTTGGTGTCCCTGTGTAG
- the LOC122878969 gene encoding dynein regulatory complex subunit 4-like isoform X1, whose translation MKNLSRNLKCNHRWRSHINALIDDHNKAFSEASALVDSIQQDEDMAVSLRNFDHKVRKQRQKELKELKLECKELDQKISKVQLDRDNLHKTFTENIQKVQLKADSNIMRLEKKLKDLTDNVKKTQAQFSSVLSASNVDQSALGGVINKIEEYLDSCNNSIKNLQFRKAQISKAHKDLLLTYEALGVPV comes from the exons ATGAAAAACTTGTCAAGGAACTTGAAGTG TAATCATAGATGGCGCAGCCACATCAATGCTCTTATAGACGACCACAACAAAGCTTTCAGTGAGGCTAGTGCACTCGTTGACTCCATACAACAGGATGAGGATATGGCGGTGTCACTCAGG AATTTCGATCACAAGGTCAGAAAGCAGCGTCAAAAGGAGCTGAAAGAGCTGAAATTGGAATGTAAGGAGCTGGATCAGAAAATCAGCAAG GTTCAGCTGGACAGGGACAACCTGCACAAGACATTCACTGAGAATATTCAGAAGGTGCAGCTTAAAGCAGATTCCAATATCATGCGGCTGGAAAAGAAGCTGAAAGACCTGACAGACAACGTGAAGAAGACGCAGGCTCAGTTCAGCTCGGTGCTTTCTGCCTCTAACGTGGACCAAAGTGCCCTTGGTGGGGTCATAAACAAAATAGAG gAATATCTTGACTCCTGTAATAATTCTATCAAGAACTTGCAGTTTAGAAAAGCTCAGATTTCCAAG GCCcataaggatttgctgctgaCCTACGAAGCACTTGGTGTCCCTGTGTAG